In Raphanus sativus cultivar WK10039 chromosome 5, ASM80110v3, whole genome shotgun sequence, the following proteins share a genomic window:
- the LOC108861506 gene encoding phosphoglycerate kinase 1, chloroplastic, translating into MASVAASPAFSLLNSTGAIASSSATRARASLLPIPSARRSPLGFSAVLDSHRFSLHVASKVRSVRGRRTRGVVSMAKKSVGDLSSADLKGKKVFVRADLNVPLDDNQTITDDTRIRAAIPTIKYLIENGAKVILSTHLGRPKGVTPKFSLAPLVPRLSELLGIEVKKADDCIGPEVESLVASLPEGGVLLLENVRFYKEEEKNDPEFAKKLASLADLYVNDAFGTAHRAHASTEGVTKFLKPSVAGFLLQKELDYLVGAVSNPKRPFAAIVGGSKVSSKIGVIESLLEKCDILLLGGGMIFTFYKAQGLSVGSSLVEEDKLELATSLLAKAKAKGVSLLLPTDVVVADKFAPDANSKVVPASGIEDGWMGLDIGPDSVKTFNEALDTTQTVIWNGPMGVFEMEKFAAGTEAVANKLAELSEKGVTTIIGGGDSVAAVEKVGVAGVMSHISTGGGASLELLEGKVLPGVIALDEAITVTV; encoded by the exons ATGGCTTCCGTCGCCGCAAGTCCCGCCTTCTCCCTCCTCAACTCCACCGGAGCCATTGCCTCCTCCTCCGCAACTCGCGCGCGCGCCTCCCTTCTACCAATCCCCTCCGCGCGCCGTTCTCCTCTCGGCTTCTCCGCCGTCCTCGACTCCCACCGTTTCTCCCTCCACGTGGCCTCAAAGGTTCGCTCAGTGCGCGGGAGAAGGACCAGGGGAGTCGTCTCCATGGCGAAGAAGAGCGTCGGTGACTTGAGCTCAGCTGATTTGAAAGGGAAGAAGGTTTTCGTGAGAGCTGATCTGAATGTGCCTCTCGATGATAATCAGACGATTACTGACGACACGAGGATCCGTGCCGCCATTCCGACGATCAAGTATTTGATTGAGAATGGTGCTAAAGTCATCCTCTCTACTCATCTG GGAAGACCAAAGGGAGTGACACCAAAGTTCAGTTTGGCTCCTCTTGTCCCTAGGCTGTCTGAACTTCTAGGTATTGAG GTCAAGAAAGCTGACGACTGTATCGGTCCGGAAGTGGAGAGCTTGGTGGCTTCTCTCCCCGAAGGTGGAGTTCTGCTTCTTGAGAACGTCAGGTTTTacaaggaggaagagaagaaCGATCCTGAGTTCGCTAAGAAGCTCGCTTCACTAGCTGACCTTTACGTTAACGATGCTTTTGGAACTGCTCACAGAGCTCATGCTTCCACCGAGGGAGTCACAAAGTTCTTGAAACCTTCAGTTGCTGGTTTCCTTCTTCAAAAG GAGCTTGATTACCTTGTGGGCGCTGTTTCGAACCCAAAGAGACCATTTGCAGCCATCGTGGGTGGTTCCAAGGTGTCGTCCAAGATTGGAGTTATTGAATCGCTTCTTGAGAAGTGTGATATCCTTCTTCTTGGTGGTGGGATGATCTTTACGTTCTACAAGGCACAAGGTCTTTCTGTTGGCTCGTCACTTGTTGAAGAAGACAAACTTGAGTTGGCTACGTCTCTCCTTGCTAAAGCTAAGGCTAAAGGCGTCTCTCTTTTGTTGCCAACCGATGTTGTGGTTGCTGACAAGTTCGCCCCTGATGCCAACAgcaag GTTGTGCCAGCATCAGGCATTGAGGACGGATGGATGGGACTGGACATAGGTCCGGACTCAGTGAAAACATTCAACGAGGCTCTGGACACAACACAGACAGTCATTTGGAATGGACCTATGGGAGTTTTCGAGATGGAGAAGTTTGCTGCTGGAACAGAG GCGGTTGCGAATAAACTAGCAGAGCTAAGTGAGAAAGGAGTGACAACTATAATAGGAGGAGGAGACTCAGTGGCTGCAGTGGAGAAAGTAGGAGTTGCAGGAGTCATGAGTCACATCTCCACTGGTGGTGGAGCCAGCTTGGAGCTCTTGGAAGGCAAAGTACTTCCCGGTGTGATCGCTCTTGATGAAGCCATCACTGTCACCGTTTAG